AACTGAAATGCAGCAGGCAGGAATCGGCTTTAAAAGGACAGtttgcagcaaaaataaaaaaaaaataaaaatataataataataataataattttaaaagtgatgTGTCTGTTTAAACATTACAGCACACTACATTAACATCTTTGTCCTGTAATTGACagccttctgcagagctgctgacaCCAACAAAACCCAGCTGATTTTCTGCCCTGCACTGGGTTCGAGGTCAAGTGAGGAGTTGTTAAGGTGGAGCGCGGCAGCAGCGATGCTCGCCCAGAGCCTGAGgccactgcagtgcttcctcGTCTTGGGAGCGGGTTCAGTGCAGGCAAGCGGCTTGGCTCCCTCCTGGCAGCCTGGATGTTCTCATGACCCAGCTCCTAATCCAGGGCTCGTCCAGCTATTTAAAGCGCaccaagaggggaaaaacacgTTGGAAATTTAGTCTGCTCATGAGACATTGCGCCAAATATTCAGTCTCTTTCATAGGCAGACAGTGAGAGATCCCAcggcttgttttttttccctgctttcagcAAATGCATGGTTGAAAACTACAAGGCCCTATTAGGGATTAGAAAAATTATCTACTGGGTGAGTGAGTAGAGTAAGCcctccaaaaccaaaaaaagcagGATGTAGGCTACTTTCTcatacagaaaagcagcacCGGCCAAAATAAAGAAAGCCCCTTTGCAGTGAAACGTCTGAAATGGGAATGAGCAGCCTGCATCgctggaggagaagagaagaaacgGAGGCAAACATCCCAGCTGTGTCCAACAAGCAGTGAGCGGCGCGGCCACACTACAGGAAGCAGTAGCCTCCGGTGATAAATAGGAGCCCCGGCAGCACAGGATGCGTGCGGGGTGAGCTTGGCGAGCTGAGGGGATGTGAGGCAGtgtccgtccatccgtccaACCGGCAGGATGGCTGCGGccctgctgttgctgctgctgctgccgccgccgctgccggtGACACGGAGCGAGAACGTCGAGGTGCTCTGCGCCGGCACCGCCTGCTACACGCTGCACCGGGATGAGCTGGGCTGGAACGGCGCCCAGGAGCGCTGCCGACACAACGGCGGTAACCTGGCTCCGGTGGGCAGCGCGGCCGAGGCTGAGCGGCTGGGGCAGCTGATGGCAGCCAGCGCAGCCGGCGCAGCCTGGATCGGGCTGCGGCTGGAGCGCGGCCACTGCATGCAGCCCCAGGAGCCGCTGCGGGGCTTCACCTGGGTGGCCGGAGGGGAGCCCGGCAACTACTCGGCCTGGCTGGCTGAGCCCCAGGTCACCTGCCTCAGCACCCGCTGTGTCACCCTGCAGCCCGCAGGCCCTGACAGGACCCTGGGCTGGGTCGACCGCTCCTGCCGTGCCACgctgcctgccttcctctgcaagtTCAGCTTCCAGGGGATGTGCGGGCCCCTGTGGCTGGGGGGCCCTGGCCGGGTCAGCTACGTGACACCCTTTGGGGTGCGCAGCCCCCGGCTGGCGGCAGCCCCCTTTGGCACGCTGGCGGAGGCGGTGTGCGAGGGGGCCAAGGGCCCAGCCTTCACCCTCTGCAAGGGGCCGCTGGAGGGGGGCGGCTTCGCCTGGCACCCCCCCGGgcccctctgccctgccagctgcgCCCACAGCAATggaggctgccagcagctgtgccTGGAAGagccggggcagcccctgcgATGCACTTGCCAGCCTGGCTACATCTTGGGCCCCGACATGGCCTCTTGCCTGCTGGAGGACGCctgccactccaacccctgccaGGGGTCCTGTCAGCCCCGGCCGGGAGGCTTTGAGTGCATCTGTGAGACCGGCTATGTCCTGGCACCCGACGGCCGCCGCTGCCTGGATGTGGATGAGTGCCTGGAGGGGCCCTGCCAGCATGAGTGCCACAACACGGCCGGCAGCTTCACCTGCACCTGCCAGCCTGGCTACCGGCTGACAGGGCCGGGTGGCCGCCACTGCCACGATGAGGATGAGTGCGCCCAGCCTGGCAcctgcccccagctctgcctcaaCCTCCCCGGCTCCTTCCAGTGCGCCTGCCGACCTGGCTACCAGCCTGGTGGTGACACCTGCCTGGATGTGGACGAGTGCCTGCGGAACCCCTGCCCTGGGCCCTGCCGCAACCTGCCTGGGAGCTTTGAGTGCCTCTGCCCGCCTGGCTTCCTCCCACAGGAGGATGGACATGGCTGCCGTGCCACCCCCACAGCCAGAGAGGAGCCTGCAGGCACCCCAGAGACCACCAGCATCCTCCAAACAGCAGGCGCCCCGTGGACCACGAGCACTCGCAGCCCTTCTGCCACTCCTAGCAGGATGATGCTGCCAGCCCCCACAGCACTGGGGTCGGATCACAGCCCCGAGCATGGTGCCGACGGCCCCCGGCTGCTCCTCTACTACatcctgggcagcctggtggCCATCCTGGTGCTGTTGGCCTTTGCCCTGGTCATGCTGGCCTGCAGGAAGAGGGCAGCCAAGCGGGAGAAGCAGCCAGCCAAAAGTGCAGCGGACAACTACTGCTGGGTGCCCGAGCAGCCGGAGAGCCATGGCGGGGCGGGCAGCGAGCGCAGGTAACAGCGCCCGCGCCTCCAGGGGAGCGGGAATGTGGAGCTGCAAGTGGCAAGGAGCGTGTtttgcaaaggggaaaaaaaaggggggggaaggagaggggtgATGCTATCTGTCCAAGATGATTTTGAGTGCCTTCACGTCTGAAAGCCAGTCTTGGGGCTTCAGAGAAGGCAGGACCTGATTCTCTCTCAGAAAAGGCAGGTCTGGGAGTCAGATGCACAGATATGAAGGCAGCCAAAATCATTCCTTACGGCAAAAGGTCTGGAACATTAGCTGATTTATAAACCTCTGCTCCTTGAAGTAAAGGGTTAATAGGGAATAGACAGGTTTAGATGGGATGGGGTTGCAATTACCTGCCCAGGTTGCTCTTCAGCTCTGCAAAACCTAACTGGgcttaaaaatatcaaatgtgAAATGTTGATTTGGcttccaaaggaaaagcaattaaTTTCCTGTGTCATTTGGTCTCCCCTgcttatatttaaaatgcaggcatgcaaaagcagcagtttccctgctgccctcccaaTCTTTTgtcattccaaaaaaaaaaaaaatgctactgtACCCCCCCACCTTCTCTACACTGCAACAGAAATCTGCTGTTCAACCCCCATCTTCCCCTTGTTCTCATTGAAACGGGTTTAAAATTCTTAAGTGTTTTACGAAGGCAAGAATCGGTAACTGCAGCCACAAGCAgctagtttttgttgttgatggtttttttccttttcttttttccttctaaaatgtAATTACAGAAGTAATCAAGTAATTGAATTAAACTTTTTAGAACTCCAGCAGCAGAAAcctcctccagcagagcagggactgTAAGGGCAGTGGAGCTCTTCAGCCCCACACCACTCCCCAGAGCTGTACGCACACCTGTGTGGAAGCACTGCGTTTGGAGGAGTGAGATAGTGATGCTCCCTCCCAAAGCATCAGACCCCCTAAGGATGGGAGCTTAACCACCTTGCTGAGCTTGAGAGGTGCAAGCTTGCAGGAAAGCTGCATAATCAGGCCTTTTGGACAAGGGGCCAAGACAGAGAGCATAAGATAAAAAGGTAGGAGAAACTATATTTAGGAAGAACCATTCACCCATTTGCAGTGTATTCTGAGCAAACACACTtgcaaaatacacaaaacaatgCTCTCCTTCAAACACAGCCAGACAAAAGACCAGACTTTTCCTGTTGTATCATATTTTTTGGGCAGGATTAGTTCCTGATTGCTTGGGCTAAGCTTGTGTGGGGCCCAGCCTGAATGTTTTTTCCATCCTTCTCCCTGTAAACAATGCACTGGATGTTGTATGTTTGCTAACTAATGTATAAAGCTTCTAATTCCCCTTCAAAGCAAATGCTCTCTCAGGGTAAAGCTGCTCCCCAGTCTGTTTCAGTGCTGCAAAGCAGAGGGAAGGTGTGTCTCCCTTTGGGTTTGCATTCCCTGTGAAGCAGCAAGggcagaaggagctgctggcctCTCTGCCAGCTCACAGGGAAATGCAGGCACCCGCTGCAGCACCACAAAGACCTGACTGCTGTGCTTTCGGGAGCAGTCCTCTTCGTTTCGGTGGGACTTGATGCAAGCAAGCACCTTTCACctgagcaggagggaggcaTCACACAGCCTGCAACAATGGTACAGCCTCCAGACAGGACAGGAGATTTTTCCTGACTTGCTCCATGCTTTACTAGAGATCAAACTGTAGGCTTGCTCCCTTGGAGGAAAGGGAACTCTGTAGGTTTGAAAACAGTCTCAAGTGAGCACCGGCATCACTGCAAAACACTGCCTTGGTTCAACAGCAGTACATCTCTCAGGGCAAGCATGGCTAGCTAGTTTCCTTACGTACTGCAGCAACCCAACGCTCTACAAGGCAAAAAGGTGTTAAAGAATAAGCATGTGATTTGAAGGGTACATAAGTTTCCTGAAgattctgctgtttttattgtatACTTGAGGCTTAATTGCAACAGAAATGGGAACTGAACACAAAGGATTTTGCTGTGGGCAGCGACCTGCATCCTGTTCTTCCGTGTGTGGAAGAAACccctttcctgctgtttttaattcttcatttctccattgtaaaataaaaaacaggaaaatgtagCTCCTAGCtgatagaaatgtttttttaatgttctgttcatgcttccttttctctgcacAGTGGTTCAGAGAAGTAGTGAATGCAGCGGTGGCATTCTTGGAAGTCCTGCAAAAGATTCATACCATGTCTTTGTTGTGACAACAAGCCAGCAGAGCATTTGGAATACATGAATAAATTAAGCAAATGAATAAtcctactgaaatcagtgggacaACCTACATACATAAAATTAAGCCTGCACGGTCAGGCGATGCTGACTCAGGGTCTGCATGGGGAAGAGGCAGTCACAGCGATGCACCCCACAGTTCGGGGACTGCTTGGCTTGCTTGATCAAAAGCTGAGGTGTTTGCAAAACCTTAATAGCCTTGGGAGTTTTTCTGCCATATTTTTCAATTACAGTATCCATTAATTGTTGTAGGTAGCACACTGATTCCACCCtgaaaaagggaagaggaagcatGAGTAGAGACTCAGAGCTGGTAAAAATCTGAGAGTTATTTATTACAGAACCCCCTCAGTAAAACCTATAATCCTGATTCCTGCTACGGACTTTTGTATTCTGATGTGTGTACTGTGTTATCAATGGAGTGTTGTAGTGGGTccagcagaggg
This genomic stretch from Anser cygnoides isolate HZ-2024a breed goose chromosome 3, Taihu_goose_T2T_genome, whole genome shotgun sequence harbors:
- the CD93 gene encoding complement component C1q receptor, giving the protein MAAALLLLLLLPPPLPVTRSENVEVLCAGTACYTLHRDELGWNGAQERCRHNGGNLAPVGSAAEAERLGQLMAASAAGAAWIGLRLERGHCMQPQEPLRGFTWVAGGEPGNYSAWLAEPQVTCLSTRCVTLQPAGPDRTLGWVDRSCRATLPAFLCKFSFQGMCGPLWLGGPGRVSYVTPFGVRSPRLAAAPFGTLAEAVCEGAKGPAFTLCKGPLEGGGFAWHPPGPLCPASCAHSNGGCQQLCLEEPGQPLRCTCQPGYILGPDMASCLLEDACHSNPCQGSCQPRPGGFECICETGYVLAPDGRRCLDVDECLEGPCQHECHNTAGSFTCTCQPGYRLTGPGGRHCHDEDECAQPGTCPQLCLNLPGSFQCACRPGYQPGGDTCLDVDECLRNPCPGPCRNLPGSFECLCPPGFLPQEDGHGCRATPTAREEPAGTPETTSILQTAGAPWTTSTRSPSATPSRMMLPAPTALGSDHSPEHGADGPRLLLYYILGSLVAILVLLAFALVMLACRKRAAKREKQPAKSAADNYCWVPEQPESHGGAGSERR